In Pleurocapsa sp. PCC 7319, the following are encoded in one genomic region:
- a CDS encoding glycosyltransferase, producing MSKNILVLSPTPSHPQDAGNRKRIFALTKYLQELGATIYFVYCPREWDREIPKDAYDGMNRCWDYFFIAYPVQPAVHRTDNEYFELDAWWDVGIEFAVNWIKLAADIDMVLCNYVFYSKVLKLFDQSITKVIDTHDIVSNRNYLLDKRLGYRDFFYVSPESEKKALDRAHLILSIKDDESSWFKCLSQTPVLTIGHLEPEPSEILNRKVDYSNLKLGFIGSANPINVRNLETFLDKYWKIQNKYSDKLTFIVGGKVCDALDSRFHSQVHILGKVNNVSEFYDLVDIVVLPFEFSTGLKIKTVEALSWSKPCIGTINAFEGLGSACQYHSFKTIKELALGVEEIVQAPQTTLPKLQQDSKIVFSNYTNSVKKSIEKLYQVDWKSIKKHQLSLAPNRTPEIDNERLSVKKIYNFNIITNVDFWNSKTNEDLWINYWINNAKQIGNIDIYRTKNFKDLEADKLELYKLGLVDNVHHRELYQIIHLFKVNHDQNQIFINLLDFSSIIFDDACLGELEHLELVANHYLLYLFNKSHINSNHTINKNVCHLLKEDNSHSSFYLWDLNCGFSLERDYEKSRNRNILLTDNPITLNKTEYSSNNLEQIVIGTSFINENYRSELNKLILCCQDFLPQHFKLVVFSNLDVEITNSAFTVYSLDDVINIIPTIDMFIYIDEPQSISFLIYLCICNSIPMYTINEEFTLDLSVSNLIKLIDNFTFIPQAYQAFLEQSIFGQEANRNLTHHDSWELFLEYWLAKNKNNESKILEMNSQEFASKV from the coding sequence GTGAGCAAAAACATTTTAGTACTCTCACCCACTCCTTCCCACCCACAAGATGCAGGTAATAGAAAGCGAATCTTCGCTCTTACAAAATATTTGCAAGAACTTGGTGCCACGATTTACTTTGTTTACTGTCCTCGTGAATGGGATCGTGAAATACCCAAAGATGCCTATGATGGAATGAATCGATGTTGGGATTATTTTTTCATCGCTTATCCTGTGCAACCTGCAGTTCATAGAACTGATAATGAATATTTTGAGCTTGATGCCTGGTGGGATGTAGGAATCGAGTTTGCAGTTAACTGGATCAAGTTAGCTGCTGATATCGACATGGTTTTATGCAACTATGTATTTTATAGTAAGGTACTAAAGTTATTTGACCAAAGCATTACTAAAGTTATCGATACTCACGATATTGTCAGCAATCGTAATTATCTTTTAGACAAAAGGTTGGGCTATCGAGATTTTTTCTATGTCTCTCCCGAATCCGAAAAAAAAGCATTAGACCGCGCTCATCTTATTTTATCAATCAAAGACGATGAATCTAGTTGGTTTAAGTGTCTATCGCAAACTCCTGTTTTGACTATTGGTCATCTAGAACCAGAACCATCTGAGATTCTTAACAGAAAGGTTGATTACAGCAATCTCAAACTAGGATTTATTGGTAGTGCGAACCCGATTAATGTCAGAAATTTGGAAACTTTCCTCGATAAGTACTGGAAAATTCAAAACAAATATAGCGACAAATTAACTTTTATTGTCGGCGGAAAAGTATGTGATGCTTTAGATTCTAGGTTTCACAGTCAAGTTCACATATTGGGAAAAGTAAACAATGTTTCAGAGTTTTATGATCTAGTTGATATCGTAGTGTTGCCATTTGAGTTTAGTACTGGACTAAAAATTAAAACTGTAGAAGCTTTATCTTGGTCTAAACCTTGCATCGGTACTATTAATGCCTTTGAGGGTTTAGGATCAGCTTGTCAATACCATAGTTTCAAAACTATCAAAGAATTAGCTCTCGGAGTTGAAGAGATAGTTCAAGCTCCCCAAACTACACTTCCAAAACTGCAACAAGACAGCAAAATTGTCTTCTCGAATTATACTAATAGCGTTAAAAAATCTATAGAAAAACTTTATCAAGTTGATTGGAAATCCATCAAAAAACATCAATTAAGTTTAGCACCTAATCGGACTCCAGAAATCGACAATGAAAGATTAAGTGTAAAGAAAATATATAACTTCAATATCATTACTAATGTTGACTTTTGGAATTCAAAAACCAATGAAGATCTCTGGATTAATTATTGGATAAATAACGCCAAGCAAATTGGTAATATTGATATATATCGAACTAAAAATTTTAAGGATTTAGAAGCCGATAAATTAGAACTCTATAAACTGGGATTAGTTGACAATGTTCATCATAGAGAACTGTATCAAATCATCCACCTATTCAAAGTAAACCACGATCAAAATCAGATATTTATTAACTTGTTAGATTTTAGCTCAATTATTTTTGATGATGCCTGTTTAGGAGAGCTTGAACATTTAGAATTAGTAGCCAATCACTATTTATTATACTTATTTAATAAGTCACACATTAATTCTAATCACACAATTAACAAAAATGTCTGCCATCTACTGAAAGAAGATAATAGTCATAGTAGTTTTTATCTTTGGGATTTAAATTGCGGTTTTTCCTTAGAAAGGGATTATGAAAAATCTCGTAATAGAAATATTTTATTAACAGATAATCCTATAACGTTAAATAAAACAGAATACAGCTCAAATAATTTAGAACAGATAGTCATTGGAACTTCTTTTATCAACGAAAATTATCGATCAGAATTAAACAAACTAATTCTCTGTTGCCAAGATTTTCTGCCACAGCATTTTAAATTAGTTGTCTTCTCTAATTTAGATGTAGAAATAACCAACTCTGCTTTTACTGTTTATTCTCTAGATGATGTAATTAATATAATACCAACAATTGATATGTTTATTTATATTGATGAACCTCAATCAATATCTTTTCTAATTTATCTTTGTATTTGCAATAGTATTCCAATGTATACCATAAATGAAGAGTTTACTCTCGATTTATCTGTAAGCAACTTAATCAAACTGATAGACAACTTCACTTTTATCCCGCAAGCTTATCAGGCATTTCTTGAACAATCTATTTTTGGACAAGAAGCCAATCGAAACTTAACCCATCATGACTCTTGGGAGCTTTTTTTAGAATACTGGTTAGCTAAAAATAAAAATAATGAGTCTAAAATTTTAGAAATGAATTCTCAGGAATTTGCCAGCAAAGTATAG
- a CDS encoding Stf0 family sulfotransferase: MTQLKKIILIFSTQRSGSTMVTSDFAQTQILGNPSEYFTEKILPSSKFNNCSLSIEEIKKEINDILVKATTSNGVVSIKIMSDYIIEIAKAIEKTGVQINETDLDKRLINLPRKVYLQRLFVDFFNSLDVNNKFIAFRVYRKNKVKQAISRFVAARTGLYHVWQNDKGELVNHYDRPAGKATPFSLDLEKSYDYNQVSSIIDSIYQEERELDILFENFQISPINLIYEDIVKNTSYLNNVVNEIEYLQKSNSVSDIKRKTIKTASAINADLIQRFSNDGGYNGKIECVFQLQNNILKHIASLPNNIKCFWNKEIIDLKVDTPCLKSSDSSLLIVAGVLISRLKIDSISVYDPKTGNRYHAETNLKSEFFGTVYWGIDASNYSRFRCLIPLNNYCLSNQETYNLELNYSIDESSAIKFAQIDISSFLNLNSPNFVNTN; the protein is encoded by the coding sequence ATGACTCAGTTAAAAAAAATTATTTTAATATTTTCAACTCAAAGAAGTGGTTCGACAATGGTCACTTCTGACTTTGCTCAGACACAAATATTGGGAAATCCAAGTGAATATTTTACTGAGAAAATTTTACCTAGTTCAAAGTTTAATAATTGTTCACTATCTATTGAAGAGATTAAAAAAGAAATAAATGATATTTTAGTAAAAGCAACGACTTCAAATGGTGTGGTTTCAATCAAAATAATGTCTGATTATATAATTGAAATTGCCAAAGCAATAGAAAAAACTGGTGTCCAAATCAATGAAACAGATCTTGACAAACGCTTAATAAATCTACCAAGAAAAGTGTATTTGCAAAGACTCTTTGTTGATTTCTTTAACAGCCTAGATGTAAATAATAAATTTATAGCTTTTCGTGTATACAGAAAAAACAAAGTTAAACAAGCAATTTCTAGATTTGTAGCTGCAAGAACAGGGCTTTACCACGTATGGCAAAATGATAAAGGAGAACTGGTTAATCACTACGATCGCCCAGCAGGTAAGGCGACTCCCTTTTCTTTGGATCTAGAAAAGTCATATGATTACAATCAAGTTTCGTCCATCATAGATTCTATTTATCAAGAAGAACGAGAGCTTGATATTTTATTTGAAAATTTTCAAATTTCACCTATTAATTTGATTTATGAAGACATTGTAAAAAATACAAGTTATCTTAATAATGTAGTTAATGAAATTGAATATTTGCAAAAGAGCAATTCTGTTAGTGATATTAAGAGGAAAACAATTAAAACGGCATCTGCTATAAATGCTGACTTAATACAAAGATTTAGTAATGATGGTGGTTATAATGGCAAAATTGAGTGTGTATTTCAACTACAAAATAATATTTTGAAGCATATTGCCTCACTTCCAAATAATATTAAGTGTTTTTGGAACAAGGAGATTATAGATCTAAAGGTTGATACACCATGTTTAAAATCTAGTGATAGCAGTCTTTTGATTGTAGCTGGAGTTTTAATCAGCCGCCTCAAGATAGATAGTATATCTGTTTACGATCCTAAAACTGGAAATCGATATCATGCAGAAACAAATTTAAAATCTGAGTTTTTTGGCACTGTTTACTGGGGAATTGATGCGAGTAATTATTCTAGATTTCGTTGTTTAATACCGTTGAATAACTATTGTTTAAGCAATCAAGAAACTTACAATTTGGAGCTTAACTATTCAATTGATGAATCATCTGCTATCAAGTTCGCGCAAATAGATATTTCCAGTTTTCTAAACTTAAATTCGCCGAATTTCGTAAATACTAATTGA
- a CDS encoding sulfotransferase family 2 domain-containing protein, protein MIISHSKKFIFVHIQKTAGTAITIYLDKYLNYQDLIIGSTEFGENIQPFFKKKFRLHKHSYAKRIKSVTGDEVWNNYFSFSLVRNPWDRMVSLYNWCCKGKYKFSICEEAIKAGSFSQFIRGECFQSLPQQIEYITDNKGNILVDFIGKQESIQEDFDYVCEQLQLPCTDMQKFKHNVRKRSHDNYQSYYNSDKDIDIVKNKFAADIDIFEYKF, encoded by the coding sequence ATGATAATATCTCACTCGAAGAAATTTATTTTTGTTCATATTCAAAAAACAGCAGGAACAGCTATTACTATCTATTTAGATAAATATTTAAATTACCAAGATCTGATAATAGGCTCAACTGAATTTGGGGAAAATATTCAGCCTTTTTTTAAGAAAAAGTTTCGTTTACATAAGCACTCGTATGCTAAAAGAATAAAATCTGTCACTGGTGATGAAGTGTGGAATAATTATTTTTCATTTTCATTGGTTAGAAATCCTTGGGATCGAATGGTTTCTTTATACAATTGGTGTTGTAAAGGAAAATATAAGTTCTCAATTTGCGAAGAAGCAATAAAAGCAGGTAGTTTTTCACAATTTATTCGAGGTGAATGTTTTCAATCATTACCACAGCAAATTGAGTATATTACGGACAATAAAGGCAATATATTAGTTGATTTTATAGGAAAACAAGAATCAATTCAAGAAGATTTTGATTATGTATGCGAACAACTTCAATTACCATGTACTGATATGCAAAAATTCAAACACAATGTGAGAAAAAGATCTCATGATAATTATCAGAGCTATTATAATTCCGATAAAGATATAGACATAGTAAAAAATAAATTTGCTGCAGATATAGATATCTTTGAATATAAGTTTTAG
- a CDS encoding methyltransferase domain-containing protein gives MLTIQSLEYLDEKAATTIFNNTFNKIPANHWRRNYFKLHQIRLIKTLTEIPLAKESGLQALDAGTSGFMLQWLTDNLNYNKSFGTVFNEDHVKFKQMSFDYLKTERKFDTYHLNIEQHSLPCESDKFSLIVSCEVLEHFQVDPMFFLIEANRVLKSEGLLFITTPNSASQRCCNFILNGKPPYNYYSYNRHGQRTGHRFEYTPEIVKLALESSGFEIIKLTTPYDTYEKDEKLEKFLASGNYSTELRGERISVLAKKNSVPKERYPYPLYRKKL, from the coding sequence ATGCTAACTATACAGTCCTTAGAATATCTAGATGAAAAAGCTGCTACCACAATTTTTAATAATACATTTAATAAAATTCCTGCAAATCATTGGCGAAGAAACTATTTCAAGCTTCATCAGATAAGACTGATTAAAACTTTAACAGAAATACCTCTGGCAAAGGAAAGTGGATTACAAGCTCTGGATGCAGGCACTTCTGGCTTTATGTTGCAGTGGCTGACCGACAACTTAAACTATAATAAATCTTTCGGCACAGTCTTCAATGAAGATCATGTTAAATTTAAGCAAATGAGCTTTGATTACTTGAAGACCGAAAGAAAATTTGACACTTATCATTTAAATATTGAGCAACATTCACTTCCTTGTGAATCAGATAAATTTTCACTAATTGTCTCTTGTGAAGTGTTGGAACATTTTCAAGTTGACCCGATGTTTTTTCTGATTGAAGCTAATAGAGTATTAAAATCTGAAGGATTGCTTTTTATAACAACTCCCAATTCTGCAAGCCAACGCTGTTGCAATTTCATCTTAAACGGAAAACCTCCTTATAACTATTACTCATACAATAGACATGGGCAAAGAACTGGTCATAGATTTGAATATACTCCTGAAATAGTAAAACTTGCATTAGAATCTTCAGGATTTGAAATCATCAAGCTTACGACTCCATATGATACTTACGAAAAAGATGAGAAGCTAGAAAAGTTTTTAGCTAGCGGAAACTATAGTACTGAGCTCAGAGGAGAAAGAATTTCTGTTTTAGCTAAAAAGAATTCTGTTCCTAAAGAAAGATATCCTTATCCACTATATAGAAAAAAACTATAG
- a CDS encoding class I SAM-dependent methyltransferase, with the protein MLRKGQISAVNNLSDISDIRGKKILEIGGDIRHEVANYLIERGALHVTSININPKIKTQEINKNLSTVNLDATKLTSYFDTETFDMAFGVAILEHIKNTKLLLDQVYSVLKSEGCALLHGGPIWTSSIGHHTWVDCNTKSYRFNDQTNPIPNWHHLILDFDGMIEFLIKQKDLPYQHAEKVAKYIYNDSDLSRMSYLDFVNTFNNSKFKIIKILENIGPSLPNNILKKLKKTQYKKQNCEVIGLKFLVKK; encoded by the coding sequence ATGCTAAGAAAAGGTCAAATATCAGCAGTAAATAATTTATCTGATATATCTGATATTAGAGGCAAGAAAATATTGGAAATTGGCGGAGATATTAGACATGAGGTAGCCAATTATCTTATTGAAAGAGGTGCTCTACACGTAACGAGTATTAATATTAATCCCAAAATTAAAACTCAAGAAATCAATAAAAATTTAAGTACAGTTAATTTAGATGCCACCAAGTTGACAAGTTATTTTGATACTGAAACTTTCGATATGGCGTTTGGAGTTGCTATTTTAGAGCATATAAAAAATACAAAGCTATTGTTAGATCAAGTATATTCTGTTTTAAAGTCTGAAGGTTGTGCTCTACTTCATGGAGGTCCTATTTGGACTTCCTCTATAGGACATCATACCTGGGTTGATTGCAATACAAAATCTTATCGATTTAATGATCAAACAAATCCTATACCTAACTGGCACCATCTGATTTTAGATTTCGATGGAATGATTGAATTTTTAATAAAACAAAAAGACTTACCATATCAACATGCAGAAAAAGTAGCAAAATACATATATAACGATTCTGATTTATCGAGAATGAGTTATTTGGATTTTGTTAATACTTTTAATAATAGTAAATTTAAAATAATTAAAATCTTGGAAAATATCGGTCCCTCACTTCCTAATAATATTCTAAAAAAGCTAAAGAAAACACAATACAAAAAACAAAATTGTGAAGTTATAGGATTAAAGTTTCTTGTTAAGAAATAA
- a CDS encoding sulfotransferase produces MRNQQIEPPQFLVIGAQKAGTTWLYHQLSKHPDVFIPPVKEVHYFDRDKAYNSPNRLALASVTERINSNSSSAKEWRKHLLNHVINQDRESIFQSQWYLNYLFGNYDNDWYKSLYIGNKSKICGEVTPSYSILNNSDIQNIKKLFPEIKIIFLMRNPIDRDWSHFRYDCHQRKIQPSSVPTKDILNFMNKDGVRARSDYAKILKRWTEIFSQEQILIGYYDQIKDQPQNLLSDICSFLGLDYSNHFREQLVTRKFNQSPDAEIPIEVEFQLLQLHINQLQSLSQALGSYSTQWLLDSKSKLSRSNYPTHLKI; encoded by the coding sequence ATGAGAAATCAACAAATAGAGCCTCCACAATTTCTTGTCATTGGTGCACAAAAAGCTGGAACAACATGGCTGTATCATCAACTATCTAAACATCCAGATGTGTTTATTCCACCCGTAAAAGAAGTTCACTATTTTGATCGAGATAAAGCATACAATAGTCCTAATCGATTGGCATTAGCGTCGGTAACTGAGCGTATTAATAGTAATTCTAGTTCGGCTAAGGAATGGAGAAAGCATTTACTTAATCATGTGATAAATCAAGATAGAGAAAGCATTTTCCAATCTCAATGGTACTTAAATTACTTGTTTGGTAACTATGATAATGATTGGTATAAATCTCTATATATTGGCAATAAAAGTAAAATCTGTGGTGAAGTAACACCATCTTACTCAATACTTAATAATTCAGATATTCAGAATATTAAGAAACTGTTTCCTGAAATAAAAATTATATTTTTAATGAGAAATCCTATAGATCGTGACTGGTCTCATTTTAGATATGATTGTCATCAAAGAAAAATACAACCATCAAGTGTACCGACTAAAGATATTCTAAATTTTATGAATAAAGATGGTGTTCGAGCGAGAAGCGACTATGCAAAAATTCTTAAAAGATGGACAGAGATTTTTAGTCAAGAACAAATACTAATTGGTTATTATGACCAAATTAAAGATCAACCACAAAATCTATTGAGTGATATTTGCTCATTTTTAGGTCTCGATTACTCAAATCATTTTAGGGAGCAATTAGTTACTAGAAAGTTCAATCAATCTCCTGATGCAGAAATCCCTATAGAAGTTGAGTTTCAACTTTTGCAGTTACATATTAATCAGCTACAAAGTCTTTCTCAAGCTTTAGGGAGTTATTCTACCCAGTGGTTATTAGATTCAAAAAGTAAACTAAGTAGAAGTAATTATCCTACACATCTAAAAATCTAG